From the Lolium rigidum isolate FL_2022 chromosome 2, APGP_CSIRO_Lrig_0.1, whole genome shotgun sequence genome, one window contains:
- the LOC124691422 gene encoding uncharacterized protein LOC124691422 isoform X2 produces MVEMEDEEKRKPVVVGLTRRHVIRSSPSSPAVDSPAALDSNRNESKGGDHIAEFRRKKGKKPKAPLKWRSTNSDMNNRNGRETERSDGDRGEDDTILSSLAAAGSSFSGVISSRKTVRTIGKVAEGCDAADPPVPRKLRSAINKRAGQNASSSPRHVKKRRHLSAISAQIFLMDHETRTSETTTSNSFTQEEEVLADTLLALSQNPHVCEPTAAEMRTGEDISSVNIASTSCSKGAMKEDNKLIVSPTHDDESDIWPVPVDQQVEQNGSVPQKNPDLNAPHNSVILHFSKEGQIQDLSLGLDTILSSPSTVSSNNSARKQPKLQFNGSLSLANPTKSEAPHWLVKCSKPGIAVHDGTKDENNSVQVMPPVRTPLPCSSKAYSTNLSSSTSGALTKPATETSKASASENNPKLFLSKTGEPTKTWKKSMTHVYVSHLIQAHLDKEKASQNLVKPEESSRSCILTPSSGSTMNKNKAHFDASHPVQQSLGFRDVAAGRQKMVGSNNLNMATSAGFSGAQYVQYLHHPQMIAHRGPMPYPYPHHLPCSRGNLAPTLTVQQQMQQYMCNPGYAPHPGQQAIPSTMKLQQFAPTPQQEQQMWQFHFAQYHQPRPAEGGLPVSWQNSRLQDISSSSVRPMLAPRPPLAMMPPPQMELLCAPYQAGGGGRRPPQLRLI; encoded by the exons ATGGTGGAGATGGAGGATGAGGAGAAGAGGAAGCCGGTGGTGGTTGGGCTCACGAGAAGGCACGTGATACGGAGCTCACCTTCGTCCCCTGCCGTTGATTCCCCTGCTGCTCTAG ATAGCAACAGAAACGAGAGCAAGGGTGGCGATCACATCGCCGAATTCAGGCGTAAGAAGGGGAAAAAGCCTAAGGCGCCCCTGAAGTGGAGATCAACCAACAGCGACATGAACAACCGCAATGGCAGGGAGACGGAACGTTCCGACGGAGACCGTGGCGAGGATGATACCATCCTCTCCTCGCTGGCTGCAGCTGGTAGTAGCTTCAGCGGTGTGATTAGCAGTAGGAAGACAGTGAGGACCATCGGAAAG GTGGCTGAGGGCTGTGATGCTGCGGACCCACCGGTTCCTAGGAAATTAAGATCAG CCATAAATAAGCGCGCCGGTcaaaatgcttcttcatcaccaagGCATGTAAAGAAGAGACGTCATCTTTCAGCTATCAGCGCTCAGATTTTTCTCATGGATCACGAAACAAGAACCAGTGAGACCACG ACATCAAATTCCTTCACACAGGAGGAGGAAGTGCTTGCTGATACTTTGCTTGCACTGTCCCAAAACCCCCATGTTTGTGAGCCAACTGCGGCAGAAATGAGAACGGGAGAAGATATCTCAAGCGTAAATATTGCCTCGACTTCTTGCTCAAAAG GAGCTATGAAGGAGGATAACAAATTGATAGTATCGCCAACTCATGATGACGAATCTGATATTTGGCCTGTCCCCGTAGATCAACAAGTGGAACAAAATGGCAGTGTTCCACAAAAAAATCCTGATTTAAATGCTCCCCACAATAGCGTAATTCTACATTTTTCAAAAGAAGGGCAAATACAGGACCTTTCTTTGGGGCTTGACACGATTTTGTCAAGTCCATCTACAGTCTCCTCCAATAACAG TGCCCGGAAGCAGCCGAAACTGCAATTTAATGGTAGTCTAAGTCTAGCTAATCCGACAAAGTCTGAGGCTCCTCACTGGCTG GTGAAATGCAGTAAACCTGGTATTGCGGTACATGATGGGACAAAAGATGAGAATAACAGTGTCCAAG TTATGCCTCCGGTCCGGACTCCGCTACCTTGTTCGTCGAAAGCGTATTCCACAAA TCTCTCTTCAAGCACGTCAGGGGCACTCACAAAACCTGCCACCGAAACTTCTAAAGCTAGTGCAAGTGAAAATAATCCAAAG CTTTTCCTTTCTAAAACTGGTGAACCAACAAAGACATGGAAGAAAAGTATGACTCATGTCTATGTGAGTCATCTCATCCAAGCGCATTTAGACAAAGAAAAGGCGTCACAAAACCTAGTAAAACCCGAGGAAAGTTCCCGCAGCTGCATTTTGACAccatcaagcggctccaccatgaACAAGAACAAGGCGCATTTTGATGCAAGCCACCCGGTTCAGCAATCTCTTGGGTTTCGCGACGTGGCTGCTGGTCGGCAGAAGATG GTTGGTAGTAATAATCTCAACATGGCCACTTCAGCGGGATTCTCAGGGGCACAGTATGTTCAGTATCTACATCATCCCCAGATGATCGCCCACCGCGGCCCGATGCCGTATCCGTATCCACATCATCTCCCTTGTAGCAGAGGGAACTTAGCGCCTACATTGACAGTTCAGCAG CAGATGCAGCAGTACATGTGCAACCCAGGCTACGCACCCCACCCCGGCCAGCAGGCGATCCCTTCTACCATGAAGCTCCAGCAGTTCGCGCCAACtccgcagcaggagcagcagatgTGGCAGTTCCATTTCGCCCAGTATCACCAGCCAAGGCCAGCAGAAGGTGGCTTGCCGGTGTCATGGCAGAACAGCAGGCTCCaggatatatcatcctcctccgtGCGACCGATGCTGGCGCCCCGTCCTCCCCTGGCCATGATGCCACCGCCACAGATGGAGCTCCTCTGTGCACCGTACCAGGCTGGCGGCGGTGGCAGACGGCCGCCGCAGCTCAGGCTGATCTAG
- the LOC124691422 gene encoding uncharacterized protein LOC124691422 isoform X1, producing MVEMEDEEKRKPVVVGLTRRHVIRSSPSSPAVDSPAALDSNRNESKGGDHIAEFRRKKGKKPKAPLKWRSTNSDMNNRNGRETERSDGDRGEDDTILSSLAAAGSSFSGVISSRKTVRTIGKVAEGCDAADPPVPRKLRSAINKRAGQNASSSPRHVKKRRHLSAISAQIFLMDHETRTSETTTSNSFTQEEEVLADTLLALSQNPHVCEPTAAEMRTGEDISSVNIASTSCSKGAMKEDNKLIVSPTHDDESDIWPVPVDQQVEQNGSVPQKNPDLNAPHNSVILHFSKEGQIQDLSLGLDTILSSPSTVSSNNSARKQPKLQFNGSLSLANPTKSEAPHWLVKCSKPGIAVHDGTKDENNSVQEVMPPVRTPLPCSSKAYSTNLSSSTSGALTKPATETSKASASENNPKLFLSKTGEPTKTWKKSMTHVYVSHLIQAHLDKEKASQNLVKPEESSRSCILTPSSGSTMNKNKAHFDASHPVQQSLGFRDVAAGRQKMVGSNNLNMATSAGFSGAQYVQYLHHPQMIAHRGPMPYPYPHHLPCSRGNLAPTLTVQQQMQQYMCNPGYAPHPGQQAIPSTMKLQQFAPTPQQEQQMWQFHFAQYHQPRPAEGGLPVSWQNSRLQDISSSSVRPMLAPRPPLAMMPPPQMELLCAPYQAGGGGRRPPQLRLI from the exons ATGGTGGAGATGGAGGATGAGGAGAAGAGGAAGCCGGTGGTGGTTGGGCTCACGAGAAGGCACGTGATACGGAGCTCACCTTCGTCCCCTGCCGTTGATTCCCCTGCTGCTCTAG ATAGCAACAGAAACGAGAGCAAGGGTGGCGATCACATCGCCGAATTCAGGCGTAAGAAGGGGAAAAAGCCTAAGGCGCCCCTGAAGTGGAGATCAACCAACAGCGACATGAACAACCGCAATGGCAGGGAGACGGAACGTTCCGACGGAGACCGTGGCGAGGATGATACCATCCTCTCCTCGCTGGCTGCAGCTGGTAGTAGCTTCAGCGGTGTGATTAGCAGTAGGAAGACAGTGAGGACCATCGGAAAG GTGGCTGAGGGCTGTGATGCTGCGGACCCACCGGTTCCTAGGAAATTAAGATCAG CCATAAATAAGCGCGCCGGTcaaaatgcttcttcatcaccaagGCATGTAAAGAAGAGACGTCATCTTTCAGCTATCAGCGCTCAGATTTTTCTCATGGATCACGAAACAAGAACCAGTGAGACCACG ACATCAAATTCCTTCACACAGGAGGAGGAAGTGCTTGCTGATACTTTGCTTGCACTGTCCCAAAACCCCCATGTTTGTGAGCCAACTGCGGCAGAAATGAGAACGGGAGAAGATATCTCAAGCGTAAATATTGCCTCGACTTCTTGCTCAAAAG GAGCTATGAAGGAGGATAACAAATTGATAGTATCGCCAACTCATGATGACGAATCTGATATTTGGCCTGTCCCCGTAGATCAACAAGTGGAACAAAATGGCAGTGTTCCACAAAAAAATCCTGATTTAAATGCTCCCCACAATAGCGTAATTCTACATTTTTCAAAAGAAGGGCAAATACAGGACCTTTCTTTGGGGCTTGACACGATTTTGTCAAGTCCATCTACAGTCTCCTCCAATAACAG TGCCCGGAAGCAGCCGAAACTGCAATTTAATGGTAGTCTAAGTCTAGCTAATCCGACAAAGTCTGAGGCTCCTCACTGGCTG GTGAAATGCAGTAAACCTGGTATTGCGGTACATGATGGGACAAAAGATGAGAATAACAGTGTCCAAG AAGTTATGCCTCCGGTCCGGACTCCGCTACCTTGTTCGTCGAAAGCGTATTCCACAAA TCTCTCTTCAAGCACGTCAGGGGCACTCACAAAACCTGCCACCGAAACTTCTAAAGCTAGTGCAAGTGAAAATAATCCAAAG CTTTTCCTTTCTAAAACTGGTGAACCAACAAAGACATGGAAGAAAAGTATGACTCATGTCTATGTGAGTCATCTCATCCAAGCGCATTTAGACAAAGAAAAGGCGTCACAAAACCTAGTAAAACCCGAGGAAAGTTCCCGCAGCTGCATTTTGACAccatcaagcggctccaccatgaACAAGAACAAGGCGCATTTTGATGCAAGCCACCCGGTTCAGCAATCTCTTGGGTTTCGCGACGTGGCTGCTGGTCGGCAGAAGATG GTTGGTAGTAATAATCTCAACATGGCCACTTCAGCGGGATTCTCAGGGGCACAGTATGTTCAGTATCTACATCATCCCCAGATGATCGCCCACCGCGGCCCGATGCCGTATCCGTATCCACATCATCTCCCTTGTAGCAGAGGGAACTTAGCGCCTACATTGACAGTTCAGCAG CAGATGCAGCAGTACATGTGCAACCCAGGCTACGCACCCCACCCCGGCCAGCAGGCGATCCCTTCTACCATGAAGCTCCAGCAGTTCGCGCCAACtccgcagcaggagcagcagatgTGGCAGTTCCATTTCGCCCAGTATCACCAGCCAAGGCCAGCAGAAGGTGGCTTGCCGGTGTCATGGCAGAACAGCAGGCTCCaggatatatcatcctcctccgtGCGACCGATGCTGGCGCCCCGTCCTCCCCTGGCCATGATGCCACCGCCACAGATGGAGCTCCTCTGTGCACCGTACCAGGCTGGCGGCGGTGGCAGACGGCCGCCGCAGCTCAGGCTGATCTAG